The genomic window TGCCACGACCTGATTGGTCCTGTCAGTGCTGTGGGCAATGGCATCGAGCTGATGGAGGAGGAGGGAGAGGACATGGCAGGGGATGCCATAGCCCTGATCGCCCACAGCGCGCAGCAGGCCTCGCGGAAACTGGCCATGTTCCGGCTGGCCTACGGGACGGGTGGCAACAGCAGTTCGGTTCCCCTGGACCAGCTGGCCCCCGTGGCCTCTGGTTTTTTCGAAGGAGGGAAAACGCAGCTGTCCTGGTTTGAAGGGGGCCTGTCCTCCCTGGATGCCAGAGGAGCTGTAAGGCTTCTGGCCTGCATGCTTCTTTTGGCGGAGGAGGTCCTGGTCTATGGCGGAACTGTCACCCTTTCAGAGACCGGTGAAGGTTTTTCTGTTCTGATGGAGGGGCGCGCCGCCGGTCTGAAGTCTGAAACCCGCGCGGCCCTGGAGGGGCAGGCTGATCCATCAGCCCTGACTCCCCGCACAGCCCATGCCTTTGTCACGGGCCGCTTTCTGGAAGATGCGGGATGGGCTCTGACCCTGCACACCAGCCAGGAAGACCGCCTTGAGATGCTTATTCAGGCTGCTGCACCAGGGCCGGATTGAGGCGGCGGTAACTGAGGGCTTCGGCCACATGGCGGCTGTTGACGCCGCTTTCACCTTCCAGATCTGCCAGTGTGCGGGCCACGCGCAGGACACGGTGATACCCCCTGGCTGACAGGCGCATGCGGTCCGCGGCTCTGGACAGAAGATCCCGGCCGGCCTGGTCAGACGCTGCGATGCGTTCCAGAACGTCTCCGTCCGCTTCTGCGTTGGTTCTGATGGTTACGCCCATGGCCTGAAAGCGCTCTTCCTGGATAGTACGGGCTGCAGCGACGCGGGCTGCTACCTGGGCGGATCCTTCAGCGGCTGGCGGGAGGGCCAGGTCGGCAGGACTGACTGCAGGAACATCCACATGAAGGTCAATGCGGTCAAACATGGGGCCGGAAATGCGCGACTGATAGTCTGTGCCGCATTTCGGGGCACGGCCACACGCCAGGGCCGGATCACCCATATAGCCACAGCGGCAGGGGTTCATGGCGGCCACCAGCTGGACCCGGGCGGGATAACTGACGTGATGGTTGGCGCGGGCCACAGTGGCCCGGGCGGTCTCCAGCGGCTGACGCAGGGCTTCCAGCGCCGGGCGGCTGAACTCAGGCAGTTCGTCCAGAAACAGCACGCCGTGGTGTGCCAGGCTGATCTCTCCCGGCTTTGCGCGGATCCCGCCGCCCACCAGCGCAGCCTGGGATGCAGAATGGTGCGGATCGCGGAAGGGCCTGCGCCGCAGCAGACGTCCGCCTTCCAGAAGACCAGACACGCTGTGGATCATGGAAACCTCCAGCGCCTCGGCCGGGGACAGGGGCGGCAGGATCCCCGGCAGACGGGAAGCCAGCATGGATTTGCCCGATCCGGGCGGTCCGGTCATCAGCAGGTTATGGGCGCCGGCGGCGGCAATCTCCAGCGCCCGTTTGGCGCTTTCCTGTCCCTTGATGTCCCGCAGGTCGGGAATGGCGCCGCCATCTTCGGCAATCCTGGGAACAGGTGGAGTCAGGACCTGGGTGCCCTTGAAGTGGTTGATCAGGGCCAGCAGGGTGGAGGGGGCCAGGATCTCCACATTACCGGCCCACGCAGCCTCGCCGCCACTGGCGGCCGGACAGATCAGTCCCATCCCGAGGGCCGAGGCATGCACGGCGGCGGGCAGGGCGCC from Pseudomonadota bacterium includes these protein-coding regions:
- a CDS encoding histidine phosphotransferase family protein; protein product: MSTIDLHVLELLCSRICHDLIGPVSAVGNGIELMEEEGEDMAGDAIALIAHSAQQASRKLAMFRLAYGTGGNSSSVPLDQLAPVASGFFEGGKTQLSWFEGGLSSLDARGAVRLLACMLLLAEEVLVYGGTVTLSETGEGFSVLMEGRAAGLKSETRAALEGQADPSALTPRTAHAFVTGRFLEDAGWALTLHTSQEDRLEMLIQAAAPGPD
- a CDS encoding YifB family Mg chelatase-like AAA ATPase — its product is MASRVRTVAFQGIETLDVDVQVQMSGGAMNFMLVGLPDKAVGESRERVRAALYALGLSMPPKRITVNMAPADVLKEGSHFDLPIALALLVSMGVLPDEEMGRYVALGELALDGTLTPVAGALPAAVHASALGMGLICPAASGGEAAWAGNVEILAPSTLLALINHFKGTQVLTPPVPRIAEDGGAIPDLRDIKGQESAKRALEIAAAGAHNLLMTGPPGSGKSMLASRLPGILPPLSPAEALEVSMIHSVSGLLEGGRLLRRRPFRDPHHSASQAALVGGGIRAKPGEISLAHHGVLFLDELPEFSRPALEALRQPLETARATVARANHHVSYPARVQLVAAMNPCRCGYMGDPALACGRAPKCGTDYQSRISGPMFDRIDLHVDVPAVSPADLALPPAAEGSAQVAARVAAARTIQEERFQAMGVTIRTNAEADGDVLERIAASDQAGRDLLSRAADRMRLSARGYHRVLRVARTLADLEGESGVNSRHVAEALSYRRLNPALVQQPE